The Corallococcus exiguus genome has a window encoding:
- a CDS encoding HD domain-containing protein, with the protein MPTNYLQIPKQLNSVLGRNPKLQGAIMLSLGEFEPWIADNKLPFFPEYTDHGPTHINEVFITAEALIHDNTWEHITPEDSSALILAILLHDCAMHLSEDGFIALLKNPDWAKPIVSIDSASWPVLWNNFLQEASRFDGRRLKKLFGDTEPIRPPPLNSNDMSRRDRLLIGEFLRRHHPRLAHEIALSGIPGPTKTPLKLQGIERKTADICGLIARSHGMDLRQAVEHLPIDERREVRGIHAPFIMGVLRVADYLQIHAERAPAKLLNVRALQSPISTGEWKKHDSIDNIHSRHDDPEALYIKALPSDGGTYIALKSLFSSIQKELDDVWAVLGELYGRISGLDSFGIMLRRIRSNLDDEKTFAATAEYVPGQAEFRTASADLLKLLVGPLYGDSPEVGIRELMQNSVDACRELSDYLKSRQSTPKPELTQQDADVAITVERDSKFATITISDRGIGMTPEIVKDYFLKAGASFRSSDAWKKQHTDESGHSRVARSGRFGVGVLAAFLLGERIEVSTRHISQARGISFSAGIDDELVELRYIERPVGTTIRIKSNAAETKALTAYDARWDWYCLNSPSVVRTIKNKGARELKQDHQIPDSNDPLDHQWRRISHAQFSDIQWTYWDNNSSPALACNGIQVPIGRDYDDYNDEAHHDDPEPEYQYEQLPRIGFRTPRVSVFDPDGHLPLNLQRTSLTTRKFPFHDELYDDVCKDFIAYLLVNHPTIPPNSHKWNRYNSTTNIGPTTEWTETWLSESGWGISESSILTQMKHNTILAPSRPGRIWEDCLKTPNHMVLPYQSLSASSFYSWIRSMLSPHYSSCGPLGSLAAQGRRLLLSKPEYDRIKKHSLIAKGLWANYAEEWSNKNWIILSSGTFKSDDSSLRQMADRAPAAEFEAVSEWHLTETQPQIKDSRVGRIWRETIGSAMVPFDMAERERRLDSAYVKLKKYIEAHKLLQKDETDSDA; encoded by the coding sequence ATGCCAACTAATTACCTGCAAATTCCCAAGCAACTAAACAGTGTTCTTGGCCGGAATCCCAAGCTTCAGGGCGCCATAATGCTTAGTCTCGGCGAGTTCGAGCCCTGGATCGCAGACAACAAGCTTCCATTCTTCCCCGAATATACCGACCACGGACCGACGCACATCAACGAGGTATTCATAACCGCCGAAGCACTAATACATGACAACACATGGGAGCACATTACACCCGAGGACTCATCTGCTCTCATACTAGCCATTCTTCTTCACGACTGCGCAATGCACTTAAGTGAAGATGGATTCATTGCGCTGCTCAAGAATCCAGATTGGGCGAAGCCAATCGTTTCTATCGACTCCGCATCTTGGCCAGTTCTCTGGAACAATTTTCTACAAGAGGCAAGCCGCTTCGACGGCCGGAGACTAAAGAAGCTCTTTGGGGATACTGAGCCCATCAGGCCTCCTCCGCTCAACTCCAATGACATGAGCAGGAGAGACCGTCTCCTAATTGGAGAATTTCTTCGTCGGCATCATCCACGACTGGCTCATGAAATTGCGTTATCAGGCATTCCTGGACCGACCAAGACGCCATTAAAGCTACAAGGCATCGAACGCAAAACCGCAGACATTTGCGGCCTCATTGCACGAAGCCATGGCATGGATTTACGACAAGCCGTCGAGCATCTGCCAATCGATGAGCGTCGTGAAGTTCGTGGCATCCATGCTCCTTTCATCATGGGCGTACTGCGGGTAGCAGACTACCTGCAAATCCATGCAGAGCGAGCGCCTGCAAAATTACTCAACGTACGAGCGCTTCAAAGCCCTATCTCAACTGGTGAATGGAAGAAGCACGACTCCATCGACAACATTCACAGTAGACATGATGATCCCGAAGCACTCTACATCAAAGCGCTTCCTTCTGACGGAGGAACATACATAGCTCTCAAATCCCTCTTCTCATCAATCCAGAAGGAACTCGATGACGTCTGGGCGGTACTAGGAGAGCTATATGGGCGGATCTCAGGATTAGACAGCTTTGGAATCATGCTTCGTCGCATTCGGTCAAATCTTGACGACGAAAAGACATTTGCTGCAACAGCAGAGTATGTGCCTGGCCAAGCTGAGTTTCGCACAGCCAGCGCCGACTTGCTTAAACTCCTAGTTGGCCCACTATATGGCGATTCTCCAGAAGTCGGCATCCGCGAGCTAATGCAAAACTCGGTCGACGCATGCCGCGAACTCTCTGACTATCTAAAGAGTCGCCAAAGCACACCCAAACCCGAACTAACTCAACAAGACGCTGACGTCGCAATAACCGTCGAAAGAGACAGCAAGTTCGCAACAATCACCATCAGCGATCGCGGCATTGGGATGACCCCCGAGATCGTAAAAGACTACTTCCTTAAAGCCGGAGCATCATTTCGAAGCAGCGACGCGTGGAAGAAGCAACACACAGATGAATCTGGCCATTCCCGAGTAGCCAGGAGCGGTCGTTTCGGAGTGGGCGTACTCGCCGCTTTCCTACTAGGGGAGCGAATTGAGGTATCAACCCGCCACATCTCGCAAGCCAGGGGGATATCATTTTCCGCGGGCATTGACGATGAGTTGGTGGAATTGCGCTACATTGAGCGCCCCGTCGGGACAACCATTCGAATCAAGAGCAACGCCGCCGAAACAAAGGCACTAACAGCTTACGACGCCAGATGGGATTGGTACTGCCTTAACTCTCCCTCCGTAGTGCGAACAATCAAAAACAAAGGGGCTCGAGAACTAAAACAAGACCACCAAATACCGGACAGCAACGACCCTCTCGACCACCAGTGGCGCCGAATCAGCCATGCCCAATTTTCAGACATCCAGTGGACATACTGGGACAACAACTCCAGTCCAGCACTAGCCTGCAACGGGATTCAAGTCCCTATCGGCAGAGACTACGACGACTACAATGACGAAGCCCACCACGACGATCCTGAACCAGAGTACCAATACGAACAACTCCCTCGCATTGGCTTCCGAACTCCTCGCGTATCGGTCTTCGACCCCGACGGGCATCTCCCACTAAACCTACAACGGACTTCGCTAACCACACGCAAGTTTCCCTTTCATGACGAACTCTACGACGACGTCTGCAAAGACTTCATTGCCTACCTACTCGTAAACCACCCAACAATCCCACCCAACAGTCACAAATGGAATCGGTACAACTCGACCACAAATATCGGACCGACAACAGAATGGACCGAAACATGGCTCAGTGAGTCCGGATGGGGAATTTCCGAGTCATCGATATTAACCCAGATGAAACACAATACAATACTAGCACCAAGCCGTCCCGGTCGCATCTGGGAGGACTGCCTCAAAACACCGAACCATATGGTTCTCCCATATCAATCGCTCTCGGCATCCTCATTCTATAGTTGGATTCGCTCAATGCTGAGTCCTCACTATAGTTCCTGTGGTCCCCTAGGCTCATTAGCCGCCCAAGGCCGACGATTGCTTCTTAGCAAGCCCGAGTACGATCGCATCAAGAAGCACAGCCTGATTGCAAAAGGGCTTTGGGCCAACTACGCCGAAGAATGGTCAAATAAAAATTGGATCATCCTATCGTCTGGCACATTCAAATCCGACGACAGTAGTCTTCGACAAATGGCCGACCGCGCTCCCGCAGCCGAATTCGAAGCGGTTTCAGAATGGCACTTGACTGAAACGCAACCTCAAATCAAGGATTCCAGAGTCGGCAGAATCTGGCGTGAAACAATTGGCTCCGCTATGGTTCCGTTTGACATGGCCGAACGAGAGCGACGGCTCGACAGTGCCTACGTGAAACTTAAGAAATATATTGAGGCTCACAAGCTACTTCAAAAGGATGAAACAGACTCAGACGCCTGA
- a CDS encoding thioredoxin domain-containing protein, with protein MADHPPSAHTNRLAQEPSPYLRQHATNPVDWYPWGDEALARARAENKPILLSVGYSACHWCHVMAHESFEHPDIARLMNEGFINIKVDREERPDLDQIYQGVVQLMGQGGGWPLTVFLTPDLRPFYGGTYFPPSDRYGRPGFPRLLTALRDAWENKADEIEEQARRFQEGLGELSTHGLDAAPAHLSAEDIVAMGQSMLKRMDPVNGGFGGAPKFPNPMNVALLLRAWRRGGGEPLKAAVFRTLERMALGGIYDQLGGGFHRYSVDERWLVPHFEKMLYDNAQLLHLYSEAEQVESRPLWRKVVEETVEYVRREMTDPDGGFYATQDADSEGEEGKFFVWHPEEVRAALSVGQQSDTVLRHFGIKPGGNFEHGATVLEVVVPVEQLAKEQGRSVEAVEKELAEARRVLFLLREQRVKPGRDDKILAGWNGLMIRGLALASRVFDRPDWAKLAAGAADFVLAKMWDGKRLLRSYQHGQGRIDGFLEDYGDFASGLTALYQATFDAKYLDAADALAHRAVELFWDEEKQAYLSAPRGQKDLVVAAFSLFDNAFPSGASTLTEAQVTLSALTGDVCHLDQPEHYVAKLHDQLVRNPMGYGHLGLAADSLVDGASGVTFAGTREAVAPLLAAANRTYAPVFSFGWNDTGSAPPARLQELFEGRDPVEGKGAAYLCRGFVCERPIRSPNDLIRAIGVPNENSVP; from the coding sequence ATGGCAGACCATCCCCCCTCCGCTCATACCAACCGTCTGGCCCAGGAGCCGTCGCCGTACCTGCGCCAGCACGCCACGAATCCCGTGGACTGGTACCCCTGGGGGGACGAAGCCCTGGCCCGCGCTCGCGCGGAGAACAAGCCCATCCTGCTCTCCGTGGGCTACTCCGCGTGCCACTGGTGCCACGTCATGGCCCACGAGTCCTTCGAGCACCCGGACATCGCGCGCCTGATGAACGAGGGCTTCATCAACATCAAGGTCGACCGCGAGGAGCGCCCCGACCTGGATCAAATCTACCAGGGCGTCGTGCAGCTCATGGGGCAGGGCGGTGGCTGGCCCCTCACCGTGTTCCTCACTCCCGACCTGCGCCCGTTCTACGGCGGCACCTACTTTCCGCCCTCGGACCGCTACGGCCGGCCCGGCTTCCCGCGCCTGCTCACCGCGCTGCGCGACGCCTGGGAGAACAAGGCGGACGAAATCGAGGAGCAGGCCCGGCGCTTCCAGGAGGGCCTGGGAGAACTGTCCACCCACGGACTGGACGCCGCTCCCGCGCACCTGTCCGCGGAGGACATCGTCGCCATGGGCCAGTCCATGCTGAAACGCATGGATCCGGTGAACGGTGGCTTCGGCGGCGCCCCCAAGTTCCCCAACCCCATGAACGTGGCGCTGCTCCTGCGCGCGTGGCGGCGCGGCGGCGGCGAGCCCCTCAAGGCCGCGGTGTTCCGCACGCTGGAGCGCATGGCGCTGGGCGGCATCTACGACCAGCTGGGTGGCGGCTTCCACCGCTACTCCGTGGACGAGCGCTGGCTGGTGCCCCACTTCGAGAAGATGCTCTACGACAACGCCCAGCTCCTGCACCTGTACTCGGAAGCAGAGCAGGTGGAGTCACGGCCGCTCTGGCGCAAGGTCGTGGAGGAGACCGTCGAGTACGTCCGCCGCGAGATGACCGACCCGGACGGCGGCTTCTACGCCACGCAGGACGCGGACAGCGAAGGCGAGGAGGGGAAGTTCTTCGTCTGGCATCCCGAGGAGGTCCGCGCGGCCCTGTCCGTGGGCCAGCAGTCGGACACCGTGCTGCGCCACTTCGGCATCAAGCCCGGCGGCAACTTCGAGCACGGCGCCACGGTGCTGGAGGTCGTCGTCCCCGTGGAGCAGCTCGCGAAGGAGCAGGGCCGCTCCGTGGAGGCGGTGGAGAAGGAGCTGGCCGAAGCGCGCCGCGTCCTCTTCCTCCTGCGCGAGCAGCGCGTGAAGCCGGGCCGTGACGACAAGATTCTGGCGGGCTGGAACGGACTGATGATCCGCGGGCTCGCGCTGGCGTCGCGCGTGTTCGACCGTCCGGACTGGGCGAAGCTGGCGGCGGGCGCGGCGGACTTCGTGCTCGCGAAGATGTGGGACGGCAAGCGGCTGTTGCGCTCGTACCAGCACGGCCAGGGCCGCATCGACGGCTTCCTGGAGGACTACGGCGACTTCGCCTCCGGGCTCACCGCGCTCTACCAGGCCACCTTCGACGCGAAGTACCTGGACGCGGCGGACGCGCTCGCGCACCGCGCGGTGGAGCTGTTCTGGGACGAGGAGAAGCAGGCGTACCTGTCCGCGCCCCGGGGACAGAAGGACCTGGTGGTGGCGGCCTTTTCCCTCTTCGACAACGCCTTCCCGTCAGGTGCGTCCACGCTGACCGAGGCGCAGGTGACGCTCTCCGCGCTCACCGGTGACGTGTGCCACCTGGATCAGCCGGAGCACTACGTCGCCAAGCTGCACGACCAACTGGTGCGCAACCCCATGGGCTACGGCCACCTGGGGCTCGCGGCGGACTCGCTGGTGGACGGCGCGTCGGGCGTCACTTTCGCGGGGACTCGCGAGGCCGTGGCCCCGCTGCTGGCCGCAGCGAACCGCACCTACGCGCCCGTGTTCTCCTTCGGCTGGAACGACACGGGCTCCGCTCCGCCCGCGCGCCTCCAGGAGCTCTTCGAGGGACGCGACCCGGTGGAAGGGAAGGGCGCTGCGTACCTCTGCCGCGGCTTCGTCTGCGAGCGGCCCATTAGATCGCCGAACGATCTAATTCGAGCAATTGGTGTACCCAATGAAAATTCGGTCCCTTGA
- a CDS encoding ArnT family glycosyltransferase — protein MKACLVLVAMGVGVRLALAMGTDVYFDETYYWQWARHLAWGYFDHPPMVAWLIAALGIRGTALLCGLGTGVAVWGLALDVYRSRDAAWRALALWSAVPVGILSGVWATPDSPMLLFWALGLWALYREKWVLAGLTCGLALLSKYPSVLLGLAFMVAALRARRLPAGAWVTAGLGLLCFLPVVLWNASHEWVGFKFQLNHGLGGRGGWATFGEYVAGQFAMGGPVLFPLALVYAVRGPREQFLLRMAAVIPLLFFGYAAAKTRGEANWPAAAYVAACIGVAGMRPVWQRAAAWSGMAVVLAVTSHLLFPVLTFERDVVLARTHGWGVLERLRTPEQLFPGMVPGPTAVYAPTYQLASQVAYTAGVETDTVGPSRRKSQYDLWPELELKPGQDVLWCSENGAAPPEELVQRFGSVEGPVKLTGVFRRRRLHTFTVWRLRESKTTRD, from the coding sequence ATGAAGGCGTGCCTCGTCCTGGTGGCGATGGGCGTGGGGGTGCGGCTCGCGCTGGCGATGGGAACGGACGTCTACTTCGACGAAACCTATTACTGGCAATGGGCCCGGCATCTCGCATGGGGATATTTCGACCATCCGCCGATGGTGGCGTGGCTCATCGCCGCGCTGGGCATCCGGGGGACGGCGCTCCTGTGCGGGCTGGGGACGGGCGTGGCGGTGTGGGGGCTGGCGCTGGACGTGTATCGGTCCAGGGACGCGGCCTGGAGGGCGCTGGCGCTGTGGAGCGCGGTGCCGGTGGGCATCCTCTCCGGAGTCTGGGCCACGCCGGATTCGCCCATGCTGCTGTTCTGGGCGCTGGGGTTGTGGGCGCTCTACCGCGAGAAGTGGGTGCTGGCGGGGCTGACGTGTGGCCTGGCGCTGCTGTCCAAGTATCCGTCCGTGCTGCTGGGGCTGGCGTTCATGGTCGCGGCGCTGCGGGCTCGGCGGTTGCCGGCGGGAGCGTGGGTGACGGCGGGGCTTGGGTTGCTGTGCTTCCTGCCGGTGGTGTTGTGGAACGCGAGCCATGAGTGGGTGGGCTTCAAGTTCCAGCTGAACCACGGCCTGGGCGGGCGCGGAGGGTGGGCGACGTTCGGCGAGTACGTGGCGGGACAGTTCGCCATGGGCGGGCCTGTGCTGTTCCCACTGGCGCTGGTGTACGCGGTGCGCGGGCCGAGGGAGCAGTTCCTGCTGCGCATGGCGGCGGTGATTCCGCTGTTGTTCTTCGGCTACGCGGCGGCAAAGACGCGGGGCGAGGCGAACTGGCCTGCGGCGGCATACGTGGCGGCGTGCATTGGGGTCGCGGGGATGCGGCCGGTGTGGCAGCGGGCGGCGGCGTGGAGCGGGATGGCGGTGGTGCTGGCGGTGACGTCGCACCTGTTGTTCCCGGTGCTGACGTTCGAGCGCGACGTGGTGCTGGCGCGGACGCACGGCTGGGGCGTGCTGGAGCGGCTGAGGACGCCGGAGCAGTTGTTCCCGGGCATGGTGCCGGGGCCCACGGCGGTCTACGCGCCCACGTACCAGCTGGCTTCGCAGGTCGCGTACACGGCGGGCGTGGAGACGGACACGGTGGGGCCGTCACGGCGCAAGAGCCAGTATGACCTCTGGCCTGAGCTGGAATTGAAGCCGGGACAGGACGTGCTGTGGTGTTCGGAGAACGGCGCGGCGCCTCCGGAGGAACTGGTGCAACGCTTTGGTTCCGTGGAGGGCCCGGTGAAGCTCACGGGGGTCTTCCGGAGGCGACGGCTGCACACGTTCACGGTGTGGCGGCTGAGAGAATCCAAGACCACCAGGGACTGA
- a CDS encoding transglutaminase family protein — translation MSCGVLVCQGAILVEVLPPEAGGQDTVAPMMAAEFEARSRLRRPPEMPVRVVDVLHRTVYRYAKPVERSSHLLRLTPMHDRLQSLLSHDVTLSVGVTLSEYEDVFGNRVRRAVVDTPYTELVMEARSRVEPRDTEPLGYRPLHMCSVLPLVWMPWQANMLQPYLLPPELPDTQLEELLEYAMSFARRNDFDLLDTLLDINYSIFKEYQYAQGTTTLNTTAFSVYSARKGVCQDFANVFICLARLLGVPARYVCGYLYTGPKHANAVMAEASHAWVQVYLPEVGWKGFDPTNGILTQTHHVRVAVGRQYSDATPTTGTLYLGGGGE, via the coding sequence ATGTCTTGTGGGGTGCTGGTGTGCCAGGGGGCGATCCTCGTGGAGGTGCTGCCGCCGGAGGCGGGAGGGCAGGACACGGTGGCGCCCATGATGGCGGCGGAGTTCGAGGCGCGAAGCCGCCTGCGCCGTCCGCCGGAGATGCCGGTGCGGGTGGTGGACGTGTTGCACCGCACGGTCTACCGCTACGCGAAGCCGGTGGAGCGCAGCTCGCACCTGTTGCGGCTGACGCCCATGCATGACCGGCTCCAGTCGCTGCTGTCGCATGACGTGACGCTGTCGGTGGGGGTGACGCTGTCGGAGTACGAAGACGTCTTCGGCAACCGCGTGCGCCGGGCGGTGGTGGACACGCCCTACACGGAGCTGGTGATGGAGGCCCGCTCGCGCGTGGAGCCGCGGGACACGGAGCCGCTGGGATACCGGCCGCTGCACATGTGCTCGGTGCTGCCGCTGGTGTGGATGCCGTGGCAGGCGAACATGCTCCAGCCGTACCTGCTGCCACCGGAGCTGCCGGACACGCAGCTGGAGGAGTTGCTGGAGTACGCGATGAGCTTCGCGCGCCGCAACGACTTCGACCTCTTGGACACGCTGCTGGACATCAACTACTCCATCTTCAAGGAGTACCAGTACGCGCAGGGCACCACGACGCTGAACACCACGGCCTTCAGCGTGTATTCGGCGCGCAAGGGCGTGTGTCAGGACTTCGCCAACGTGTTCATCTGCCTGGCGCGCCTCTTGGGAGTGCCTGCGCGCTACGTGTGCGGGTACCTCTACACGGGGCCCAAGCACGCGAACGCGGTGATGGCGGAAGCCTCTCACGCGTGGGTGCAGGTCTACCTGCCGGAGGTGGGGTGGAAGGGCTTCGACCCCACGAACGGCATCCTCACGCAGACGCACCACGTGCGGGTGGCGGTGGGGCGCCAGTACTCGGATGCGACGCCCACGACAGGCACCCTCTACCTGGGTGGTGGCGGGGAGTAG
- a CDS encoding HYR domain-containing protein: protein MGMVSGRAWLSALALAVGAAPAFAQSSSVQMDPMTVRRVADVLSEPRLELDSRGPDTRPTVELNGRLYFLATPGNAGSGSDVRELWVTDGTSAGTRSVQEELLPAGARIDPGSLRATPHRLFFIATSAETGRELWTSDGTREGTYVTRELNPGPIHGIASQTPVFVFGDSVLFAPADTQADLWRSDGTAEGTVPIKDIYPGFARANAGGFARVGDTVFFAAENELGFELWRTDGTEAGTTLVRDIKAGVGDAYPENLTAVGDTLYFTADDGQHGRAVWKSDGTEAGTVLVKGFNTAATGRMPTVLAALGDALVFLVRSSEEASQLWRTDGTDAGTQQLAQLPNAMLHGYSGQFFVTAGNRLYFVSRGATLGDSLWVTDGTAAGTRRLPHPTAYGHESVRGVAPWEEGLAVIVTTETGASELWRTDGTDAGTSRLTRLPSGKEFALPTGLVPFQGALLTTAGDPWTPHALWRMEQDEAAPTFLCPAAQDMPSNRPEGTDLIHYRPELRTGPEQAWIRTTFIDGHLLPLNLPIAITYQAGDAQGRLTYCTTVLTSRDLTAPAIHSCPTALILNAQSPRGTTFYYPDLGIGDETSRDVVITFSPTNGSVLPLGTTQANVTARDASGNESTCSFPITVRDNQAPGRACKVNEVRVEAEGPEGAHAFWPDLTPGDSISSQVTVTSTHASGDLFPLGLTRVAVVSTDDAGNSSTCEIQVRVRDSRPPVLTCPEDQTLTTAVMSGTRAEYPSASASDSVSEAELLYSPVVGTPLAPGLHSVQVTAIDAAGNASLCNFQLTVEYDPTSGMRQGLGCSVGSSPESAMGWVALVALAWTLSRRLKDGKPRG from the coding sequence ATGGGGATGGTCAGCGGTCGTGCGTGGCTTTCGGCGTTGGCGTTGGCGGTGGGCGCGGCCCCGGCGTTCGCGCAGAGCTCCTCCGTCCAGATGGATCCGATGACGGTGCGCCGGGTGGCGGACGTCCTCTCCGAGCCCCGCCTGGAGCTGGACTCCCGGGGGCCTGACACGCGGCCCACCGTCGAGCTGAACGGGCGCCTCTATTTCCTCGCCACCCCGGGCAACGCCGGCTCCGGATCCGACGTCCGGGAGCTGTGGGTGACGGACGGGACGTCCGCGGGCACCCGCTCCGTACAGGAGGAGCTGCTGCCCGCGGGTGCGCGCATCGACCCGGGCTCGCTGCGCGCCACGCCGCACCGCCTGTTCTTCATCGCGACGTCGGCGGAGACCGGACGCGAGCTGTGGACGAGCGACGGCACGCGCGAGGGCACCTACGTCACGCGCGAGCTCAACCCCGGCCCGATCCATGGCATCGCCTCCCAGACGCCCGTCTTCGTCTTCGGGGACTCCGTGCTCTTCGCTCCGGCGGACACGCAAGCCGACCTCTGGAGGTCGGACGGCACGGCCGAGGGCACCGTGCCCATCAAGGACATCTACCCGGGCTTCGCCCGAGCGAACGCCGGGGGCTTCGCGCGCGTGGGGGACACGGTCTTCTTCGCCGCGGAGAACGAGCTGGGCTTCGAGCTGTGGCGCACGGATGGCACCGAAGCGGGCACAACGCTCGTGCGCGACATCAAGGCCGGCGTCGGCGACGCGTATCCCGAGAACCTCACCGCGGTGGGCGACACGCTCTACTTCACCGCGGATGACGGCCAGCATGGCCGCGCGGTCTGGAAGTCCGACGGCACGGAGGCCGGCACCGTGCTCGTCAAGGGCTTCAATACCGCCGCCACGGGCCGCATGCCCACCGTGCTCGCCGCCCTGGGCGACGCGCTCGTCTTCCTCGTGCGCAGCTCGGAGGAGGCCTCCCAGCTGTGGCGCACGGACGGCACTGACGCGGGGACGCAGCAGTTGGCGCAGCTGCCCAACGCGATGCTCCACGGTTATTCTGGCCAGTTCTTCGTCACGGCGGGCAACCGCCTCTACTTCGTGTCCCGGGGAGCCACGCTTGGGGACTCGCTGTGGGTGACGGACGGAACAGCCGCGGGCACCCGGCGCCTGCCGCACCCTACCGCGTACGGGCATGAGTCCGTGCGCGGCGTCGCGCCGTGGGAGGAAGGGCTCGCCGTCATCGTGACGACGGAAACGGGGGCGAGCGAGCTGTGGCGCACGGACGGCACCGACGCGGGCACGTCCCGGCTGACGCGGCTGCCGTCGGGCAAGGAGTTCGCGCTGCCCACGGGGCTGGTGCCGTTCCAGGGCGCGCTGCTGACGACGGCCGGAGACCCGTGGACGCCCCATGCGCTGTGGCGCATGGAGCAGGATGAAGCGGCGCCGACCTTCCTGTGCCCGGCCGCCCAGGACATGCCATCCAACCGTCCGGAGGGCACGGACCTGATCCACTACCGGCCCGAGCTGCGCACCGGACCGGAGCAGGCGTGGATCCGCACCACCTTCATTGACGGCCACCTGCTTCCGCTCAACCTGCCCATCGCCATCACCTACCAGGCCGGGGATGCGCAGGGCCGCCTCACGTACTGCACCACGGTGCTGACGTCGCGGGACCTGACGGCGCCGGCCATCCACAGCTGCCCGACGGCGCTCATCCTGAACGCGCAGTCGCCCCGGGGCACGACCTTCTACTATCCGGACCTGGGCATCGGGGATGAGACGAGCCGGGACGTCGTCATCACCTTCAGCCCGACGAACGGCAGCGTGCTGCCCCTGGGCACCACCCAGGCGAACGTGACGGCGAGGGACGCGTCCGGCAACGAGAGCACCTGCTCCTTCCCCATCACCGTGCGCGACAACCAGGCGCCCGGCCGGGCCTGCAAGGTGAACGAGGTCCGCGTGGAGGCGGAAGGGCCCGAGGGCGCGCACGCGTTCTGGCCGGACCTCACGCCTGGCGACAGCATCTCCAGCCAGGTCACCGTCACCAGCACGCACGCGTCCGGCGACCTGTTCCCGCTGGGCCTCACCCGCGTGGCCGTCGTCAGCACGGACGACGCGGGCAACAGCAGCACGTGCGAAATCCAGGTCCGGGTGCGCGACTCGCGCCCGCCCGTGCTCACCTGCCCGGAGGACCAGACGCTCACCACCGCGGTGATGTCCGGCACCCGCGCGGAGTACCCGTCCGCCAGCGCCAGCGACAGCGTCTCCGAAGCGGAGCTCCTCTACAGCCCCGTCGTGGGCACGCCGCTCGCGCCGGGCCTGCACTCGGTGCAGGTCACCGCCATCGACGCGGCCGGCAACGCGTCGCTCTGCAACTTCCAGCTGACCGTGGAGTACGACCCGACGAGCGGCATGCGGCAGGGCCTGGGCTGCTCGGTGGGCAGCAGCCCGGAGTCGGCGATGGGCTGGGTCGCGCTCGTCGCCCTCGCCTGGACGCTCAGCCGCCGTCTGAAGGACGGCAAGCCGCGCGGGTGA
- a CDS encoding DUF350 domain-containing protein has product MDLILFVVGLVKVVLGGLVAALGIGLSMRGLSRLLDSHPVEELRQGNVAAGLVHATSLVSLGLLVQHALKATSDAVDLAVQNPPVSAVSVLQLMGLALVHVALSLAVGVAVLALGVRLFDKMTPGIEELAEVRRGNIAAALLLCAFLLVIALLTAPGLQAALNGLIPFPQLPTGVLRAPA; this is encoded by the coding sequence ATGGACCTCATCCTCTTCGTCGTCGGACTCGTAAAGGTCGTCCTCGGTGGACTCGTGGCCGCGCTCGGCATCGGCTTGAGCATGCGCGGCCTGAGCCGCCTCCTGGACAGCCACCCCGTGGAGGAGCTGCGCCAGGGCAACGTCGCCGCCGGGCTGGTGCACGCGACGAGCCTCGTGTCGCTGGGCCTGCTCGTGCAACACGCACTGAAAGCCACCAGCGACGCGGTGGACCTGGCGGTGCAGAACCCGCCCGTGTCCGCCGTCTCGGTGCTCCAGCTGATGGGCCTGGCGCTGGTGCACGTGGCGCTGTCGCTGGCGGTGGGCGTGGCGGTGCTCGCCCTGGGCGTGCGGCTGTTCGACAAGATGACGCCGGGCATCGAGGAGCTGGCGGAGGTGCGCAGGGGCAACATCGCCGCCGCGCTCCTCTTGTGCGCCTTCCTGCTGGTCATCGCGCTGCTCACCGCGCCGGGCCTCCAGGCCGCGCTCAACGGACTCATCCCCTTCCCGCAGCTGCCCACTGGCGTGCTGCGCGCGCCCGCCTGA